Part of the Longimicrobiaceae bacterium genome is shown below.
GATCGCCTGGAATCCCTCTTCGTCCTGTGGGAAGCCGTGCTCCCGTTCGATGCCGAGCTTCGCGATCGCGTGCTGCCGCACCTCGTCCGCGCCGCGCACGAGTCGGACAGCTGGCGCGGCGCCCACCGCCTGCGCTCTGCCGTCGCCTCTCTCGGGGCGCACGACCGCTCCGCCGCCGAGCGGCTGCTGGCCGAGGTGCCCGACGGGAAGTACCGCCGCGCGGCGCAGCGCGACCTCGACGAATGCGTGCATCCGGCCGGCTGGTGGTTCTTCGACCCGCGACGCTGAACCCGGCGGCGCGATCCTTCCGTGGGACCGCGCCGTTGAGATTGGATCGCGACGCGGCGTGCCGGAATCGGCCGGCCGTGTCGAGACACCCGATCGACCGAACAAGCTGATGGATCCGAGCGGGGCGCGTCCCGTCGCCCCGCATCTACATGGCAGACCACGGAGGACGCGATGGCGGAAGACTGGCAGGCGAACCTGGTTAGCTCCGACGACGGCATCGGCGAGATCTTCCGCGAGACGAAGCGCATCGCCGTGCTCGGCATCAAGACCGAGGCGCAGAGCGGCCAGGCGGCGTTCTACGTGCCCGACTACCTGAAGCGCGCCGGCTACGAGGTGATCCCCGTGCCGGTCTACTACCCCGAGGCGACGGAGATCCTGGGCGCGAAGGTCTACCGCAAGGTGGCCGACATCCCCGGCGGCGTGGACATGGTCAACGTGTTCCGCCGCCCGCAGGACGTGCCGCCGCACGTGGACGACATCATCGCCGCGAAGCCCAAGGCGGTGTGGATGCAGAGCGGCATCCGCAACGACGAGGCGGCCCGGCGGCTGGCCGAGGCGGGCATCAAGGTCGTGCAGGACCGCTGCGCCATGGTGGAGCACCGCCGCCACGCCCGCTGAGCGGCGCGTGTAAGGCATCTCCCCACGAAGCGTAGGCGGCTGTATTACGCGAATCTGCCGCTGTCTGAGAAGCGTTCTCAGCGGCGGCAGAACGGCGCAGGAGCGCGTATATTCGGCGCCTCACAACGAACGGTAGCATCGGCAAAGGCTTGCGCGCCCGTGACACGGTCGCGCGCCCGCGGGGACGGGGTTCCGCCATTGCCGAGCGCCGGGGCGCGTGTTATATGGGTGCACGCCGGGTCCCCACCGGCGGCAGGGCAGGCAGACGGGCAGGTATCGGTGGCAGGCGGCTGCACGGGACAGGGCGGGGCGGTGCGACAGGCGCCCCCGCGCCCTCTCGTGCGGCAAGCGCATTCTCCGCTCAGGCAGACCATGACCAGAGTCCTAACCATTGTCGGGATCGTGCTCCTCGCCGCGGGCGCGTCGTCTTGCCGCCCGTACTCGGCGGGCGAGGACGACGGGCCGCAGCAGCCCATCGCGTTCTACCACAAGGTCCACGCTGGCGACAACAAGATCGACTGCCAGTACTGCCACTACACGGCGGACCGTTCGGTAGACGCGGGCATCCCCAGCGTGCAGCTGTGCGTGGGGTGCCACGTGCCCGGCAGCAGCGCCCCGTCGGCGGTGCGCTCGCAGGCGGCGCTGGCCTTCCCCACGGCGGCCCGCGACACCACGTGGCACAACGAGGCGCAGAAGCTGGTGGACTTCTGGCGGCGCGGCGAGCCCATCCCGTGGGTGCGCATCCACAAGATCCCCGACCATGCCAAGTTCCCGCACTACATGCACGTGAACGCCGGCCTCAAGTGCCAGACGTGCCACGGGCCGGTGGAGGGGATGCGCAAGGTCTACCAGTTCTCGTCGCTGCGCATGGGCTGGTGCATCGACTGCCACCGCGGAGACCGGCAGCTCTCGGCCGGCGAAGAGGCGGCGGTGCAGAAGAACTCGTCGTACATCCGCCGCCTTCGCACGCTGGCGGCGCAGGGCAACGACCTGCGCGGCCACGCCGCCATTCGCCCCAAGCAGCGCGCGTCGATCGACTGCGTGGCCTGCCACTACTAGCGGAAGATGTCCAGGATGAGTCGCTACGGCGCACGCGGAGCGGGCCGGGCTGCCGGCCCCCGCACGGCGCGTTACGCAGCAAGGAGCCAGAATGTCTGACGGAATGAAGAGGCGCGACTTCCTCAAGGTCCTGGGCGTCACCGGGGCCGGGGCGGCCACGGTGGGGTGCTCGTCGGGCGCGGCGGGGAAGGGCGCGGAGAAGCTGCTGCCGTACGTGATCCCCAGCGAGGACATCGTGCCGGGGATGCCCACTTACTACGCCAGCACCTGCCGCGAGTGCCCGGCCGGCTGCGGCATCCAGGTGGAGACGCACGAGGGCCGCGTCACCAAGGTGGAGGGCACGCCGGACCACCCCGTCTCGCACGGAAACCTGTGCCTTCGCGGCCAGGCGTCGGTGCAAGGCCTCTACCACCCGGACCGCTTTCGCGGCCCCACGGTGGCCGAGGAGACGGGCCTGCCCGCGCGCGACGTGAGCTGGCAGTACGCCGAGCAGTCGCTGGCCGGCCGCATCCGGGCCGCGGGCGCGGGGCGCACCGTGCTGCTCACCAGCGGCTACGGGCCCACCATGTCCCGCCTGGCCGACGCCTTCGCGGGCGCCATCGGCGCGCGGCGGGTGGACTACTCGCCGATGGACCAGGCGCCGCGCGGCCTCAACTTCGCCGACACCGACGTCCTGGTCGCCTTCGGGGCCGACTTCCTGGAGACGTGGGGCTCGCCGGTGGACTACGCGTGGCAGTTCAAGCAGATGCACGCGTACCGCGCCGGCCACCGCGGCAAGTTCGTGTGGGTCGGCCCGCACCGGCCGCTCACCGGCATCAACGCCGACCAGTGGATCGCCCCCAAGCCGGGCACCGAGGCGCTGATCGCCCTCGCCATGTCCGGCGGCGTCTCCGCCGCCGAGGCCGCGCAGCAGACGGGCGTGGACCAGAAGACCATAGAGACGCTCTCGGCCGAGTTCCGCGCCGGCAAGGGCTACGCGCTGGGGCCGGGCGCCGCCATCGCCGGGAAGAACGCCTCCGCCCTCCAGGCCGCGGTCGACCGCCTGAACGGCGGCGCTTCCGCCGCGCCGGTGGCCGACGCGCGCCCGCTGCAGCAGCTGGTGCAGCAGATGAAGGCCGGCCAGGTGCAGGTGCTGATCATCGACGGGATGAACCCCGCGTACAGCCTGCCCGGCTCGCTGGGCTTCGCCGAGGCGCTGGCGAAGGTGCCCACGCGCGTGTCGCTCTCGCCCTTCCCGGACGAGACGTCGGCGCTGTGCAACTTCATCCTGCCCGGCAGCCACTTCCTGGAGTCGTGGGACGACTACGTGCCGCGCCCGGGCGTGTTCGACCTGGTGCAGCAGGCCATGCGCCCGGTGTTCAACACCAAGCAGAGCGGCGACGTCCTCCTCTCCCTCGCGCAGCAGCTGAACCTGCCCACGGTGGGCGGCGGCGCGCCGAGCTACTACGAGTACCTGCGCGCCGGCTGGGCCGGCATCGCGGGCGGCACCGCCTGGCGCGACGCGGTCCGCCGCGGCGGCGTCTATCCGACGACGGGCGGCGGCACCGGCGCCTTCGGCTTCCTCCCGCTCGCCGCCCGCACGGCCACGGCCGCTCCGGCCGCCGCGCCGGCGCCCGCCACGGTGGGCATGCCCGCTCCGGCTCCCGCGACCGGCCCCGGCGGCAACGCGACGTACCAGGCCGCGGCCTTCGAAGGTGACGCGAACGGCTACCACCTGGTCGTCTACCCGTCGCACCGCTTCTACGACGGCCGCAACGCCAACCGGCCCTGGCTGCTGGAGCTGCCGGACCCGGTGACCAAGGTGTCGTGGGACTCGTGGGTCGAGATCCACCCGGCTACGGCGAAGAAGCTGGGCATCCGCCAGGGCGACGCGCTGGAGGTGAAGTCGCCCTACGGCACGCTGACCGCGCGCGCCTACCCGTACCCCGGCGTGCGCCAGGACACCGTCGCCATCCAGATGGGCCTGGGCCACAAGGAGTTCGGCCGCTTCACCAAGGACCGCGGGGTGAACCCCAACGTCCTCCTGGGCAACGCGGTGGACCCGGCGACCGGCGCGCCTGCCCCGTACGGGGTGATGGTTACGCTGCGGCCCACGGGCGTGAGCAACGACACGCACACCCCCGGCCTCTTCATGGTGCCCACGGGCATCTACGAGCAGGGCCAGAAGGTGCAGCACGACCGCGAGCTGGGGCAGGCCATCGGCCTGGCCGACCTGATCGCGCTGGACCACACGGGCAAGGGCGTGGTGCCCGGCGCCGAGGAGCACATCGAGGAGCTGAAGGGCGACGGCGGCTTCACGCCGGTCAAGCGTACGACGGACCCCGCCAGCTACCCCGGCCCCGGCACCGAGTACGGCCAGTACATCGCCGGCGAGACCCGCTGGGCGATGGCCATCGACCTGCAGCGCTGCACCGGCTGCTCGGCCTGCGTGGTCGCCTGCTCGGCCGAGAACAACATCCCCGTGGTGGGGCCCACCGAGATGCGCCGCGGCCGCGAGATCAGCTGGCTGCGCATCGAGCGCTACTTCTCGGCCGGCCAGGACCTGGAGGACGCCGAGTCCGAGACGGCCACCGACGACGTGCGCTTCGTGCCCATGCTCTGCCAGCAGTGCGGCAACGCGCCGTGCGAGCCGGTGTGCCCGGTGTACGCGGCGTACCACACGCCCGACGGCCTCAACGGCCAGGTCTACAACCGCTGCGTGGGCACGCGCTACTGCGCGAACAACTGCCCGTACAAGGTGCGCTTCTTCAACTGGCTCACCTACGAGTTCGCCGAGCCGCTCAACTGGCAGCTGAACCCGGACGTGACGGTGCGCGAGAAGGGCGTCATGGAGAAGTGCACCTTCTGCGTGCAGCGCATCCACGAGGCCGAGCGCAACGCGGCGGTGGCCGGGCGCGAGCCGCGCGACGGCGAGGTGGTGCCGGCGTGCGTGCAGACCTGCCCCACCGAGGTCTTCGTCTTCGGCAACATCCAGGACCCGAACAGCGCGGTGGCGCAGGCAGCCGCCTCCAACCGCAGCTACCGCGCGCTGGGCGAGCTGAACACCCAGCCGGGAATCGTCTACCTGAAGAAGGTGACGCTGAACAGGCCTGCCAACGGCGAGGCCGGCGACGAGAAGCCGGCCCCGTTCGGCGGCACCGAGCACACGCCGCAGGAGGCCCGCTGATGGAAACCGTGACGCGCTCCGTCTTCCACCCCGAGATCGCGGGGTACGCGGACGTCAACGCCGACGCAAACCGGCTCCTCACCAAGCCCGGCAAGGGCTACCTGGCCCTGCTGGGCATGGCCATCGGCATGGTGGGGCTGATGGTCATCGCCGAGCTGCACAACATCCTGTACGGCCTGGGCATGTCGGGCCTCACCAACCCGGTGGGCTGGGGCGTGTACATCACGACCTTCGTCTTCTGGGTCGGCATCGGCCACGCCGGCACGCTGATCTCGGCGATCCTCTTCCTGTTCCGCGCGCCGTGGCGGCAGTCGATCTACCGTTTCGCCGAGGCGATGACGGTGTTCGCGGTGCTCACGGCGGGCCTCTTCCCGATCATCCACATCGGGCGGCCCTGGTTCTTCTACTGGCTGCTGCCGCTGCCCAGCCAGCGCCACATCTGGCCGAACTTCCGCAGCCCGCTGCTGTGGGACGTGTTCGCGGTGACCACGTACCTCACCGTGTCGTCGGTCTTCTTCTTCATCGGCCTGATCCCCGACATCGCCGCCGCGCGCGACACGGCCACGGTTCCGTGGCGGAAGAAGGCGTACACGGCGCTGGCGCTGGGGTGGCGCGGCACCGACCGCGAGTGGCGCCACTTCACCCGCGCGTACCTCTTCCTGGCCGCGCTGGCCACGCCGCTGGTGCTCTCGGTGCACTCGGTGGTGTCGTGGGACTTCGCCGTCTCCATCGTTCCCGGCTGGCACACCACCATCTTCGCCCCGTACTTCGTGGCGGGCGCCATCCTCTCGGGCGTGGCGATGGTGGTCACGCTGATGGTGCCGGTGGGCCGCGTGTTCCGGCTGGAGCGCTACTTCACGCTCACGCACTACGACCGCCTGGCCAAGCTGCTCCTGCTGACCAGCTGCATCGTGGGCTATGCGTACGGCATGGAGTACTTCATGGCGTGGTACTCGGGCGAGCTGTTCGAGCGCGGCGTGTTCTGGGACCGCGTGACGGGCCAGTACGGGTGGGCGGGGTGGTCGATGATTACCTTCAACGCCATCATCCCGCAGCTGCTGTGGATGAAGAAGATCCGGCACAACCTGAACGCGTTCTTCATTATCTCGATCTTCGTGAACATCGGGATGTGGTACGAGCGCTTCGTGATCATCGTGCCGTCGCTGGCGCACAGCTACGAGCCGTGGAAGTGGACGAACTACCACATGACGTGGGTCGAGGCGTTCATCCTGATGGGCAGCTTCGGCTGGTTCTTCATGTGGTTCCTGCTCTTCCTGCGCTTCCTGCCGGGCCTCTCGATCGCCGAGATCAAGGAGGTGCTGCCGCCGCCGCTGAAGCACCACCACCCGGCGGCGCACACGGCGAAGGGCGGCGCGGGCCAGCTGGCCGAGGAGCTTCCCGCGGGCTACAAGGAGTACGAGCGCAGATGAGCAAGCTACGCACGGGCGTGCTGGGCGTCTTCGCCCACCTGGACACCGCCACCGACGCCATCCGCCGGCTGCGGGCCGACGGATACACCGTCACCACGTACTCGCCCACGCCCCGCCACGAGCTGGAGGAGGCGCTGGGCACGCCGGACTCGCCGGTGCGCGTCTTCACCCTCACGGGCGCCTTCACGGGCACCGCGGCGGGCGCGGCGCTGGCGATCTGGACCTCGATCGACTGGCCGCTGATCGTGGGCGGCAAGGAGATCGTGGCGCTGCCGGCCTTCAGCGTGATCATGTTCGAGCTCACGATCCTGCTGGGCGCGCTCAGCACGGTGGCGGGCCTCTTCCTGGCGGGCCGGCTGCCGCACCTAGGCCCCCCCGAGGCACCCCTGTACCACCCCTCGTTCACCGCCGGCCACTTCGGGGTCTTCGCGCACGCCCCGCGCGAGCGCTACGACGCGGTGCAGCGCATCATGACGGAGAGCGGCTCCGAGGAGGTTCTCGTTGACAAGCGATAAGAGGGGCGCCGCCCGCGCGGCGGCCCCGCTGCTGGGCCTGGCCCTGGGCGCGCTGGCGCTGGCCGCCTGCACCGACTGGGCGGGCTACGACCTGGACAAGGCGTACGACGCGGTGCCGCAGCTGTCCACCATGCGCAACAGCGTGGTCCCCGACCCGTACGCCATGCCGCGCGCGGCGCCGGAGCACTCGGTGCCGTCGGAGAGCCCGGCCGGCGACGTGCCCGCGCACTTCACGCAGGCCCAGCTGGACTCGGCCGCGGCCACGCTGCGCAACCCGCTCCCCGCCTCGGCCCAGGTGCTGGCGCGGGGCAAGCTGAAGTTCGAGCAGAACTGCGCCGCCTGCCACGGCCCCGCCGGCCGCGGCGACGGGCCGGTGGTCACGGGCGCCGGCAAGTTCCCGTACGCCCCCTCGCTGGTGGCGGGCACGGCGCTGCAGCGCTCGGACGGCTACATCTACGGCATCATCGCCGTGGGCCGCGGCTTCATGCCGCCGTACGGCGAGCGCGTGCGCCACGAGGACCGCTGGGCCATCGTGAGCTACGTGCGCACGCTCCAGGGCTCGCGCGCCAACCCGCAGACGCCCAACCCGGGGCCCAGCGCGCCGGGCGCGGCCGCGGCGGCGCAGGCCGGCGCGCCCACCACGCCCGCCACGGCCACGCAGCCGCCCGCCCCCGCGGGCACCCCCACGACGACCTCTCCCGCCGGCGGCACGCCCGGCGGGCAGGGACCGCGCTGATCCGCACGGGAAGACGACAACGATGGCAGCTCATTCTTCGGCGGTCCCCGACCATGTCCCGTTCCGGACGCTCCCGCGCTCCGGCACGGCGCTGATCGTCTCGGCCGTGCTGGTGCTCCTGGGCCTGGCGGCGCTCCTCCTCTTCCGCGACAGCCCGGGCGACCCGGGGCGCGCGTGGCGGGCGGTGCAGTTCAACTGGCTCTTCTGGGCCTCGCTCGCGCAGGGCATGGTGATGTTCGCCGTGGCCCTGCACCTGACCAACGCCCGCTGGGCCTGGTCGGTGCGGCGCTTCGCGCTGGGCGGGGTTGCCTTCCTGCCGGTGGCCTGGCTGCTGCTGGGCGTGGTGTTCCTGGGCCACGAGGCGTACTTCGGCGAGTGGCTGCACTCGCACGGCGACCACGTCATCGAGGCCAAGCGCGCCTGGCTCAGCCTGCCGGGCATGATCGCCCGCGACTACGTGGGCATCACCATCCTCTTCGGGCTCAGCATCCGCTTCGCGTACCTGGCGCTGCGCCCGGACGTGTACGGCGCCGGCCGCGACGACGCCGAGCGCGCCCGCTACGCCCGCCTCACCGGCGGATGGCGCGGGGTGGAGGAAGAGGCGCACCGCTCCGTGGGCCAGATGAACGTGACCGGCGTGGTGACCGCGCTCGTCTTCTCCCTGGTGTGGGGGATGATCGGCATCGACCTGGCCATGTCGATGATGCCGCACTGGTACAGCACCATGTTCCCGGTCGCGTTCTTCATCGCCGCGTTCCACGCGGGCATCGCCGCCACCACCATCGCCGTGGTGCTGCTGCGTCCGCGGCTGCGGTTGGAGCAGTTCATCACCACCTCGCAGTTCCACGACCTGGGCAAGCTGGTGTTCGCCTTCGCGGTGTTCTGGATGTACCTGAACTGGTCGCAGTACGTGGTGATCTGGTACGGCATCCTCCCGCACGAGCAGGTGTGGTTCGCCCGCCGGTTCGACGCGCCCTTCACCGGGTTCGCCAAGGCGGTGCCGATGCTCATCTTCGTGATCCCGTTCCTGGGGCTGCTGAGCCGTCCGCCCAAGAAGGTGCCGGCGATCCTGGCGGTGTTCTGCGGCGTGATCCTGGTGGGCAACTGGCTGGAGCGCTTCATGATCACCACGCCCTCGGTATACGAGGGCAGCACCCTCCCGTTCGGGCTGCTGGAGATCGGAGTCGGCCTCGGCTTCCTGGGCCTCTTCATCTTCTGCTACACCTGGTTCATGCGCAGCTTCCCGGCGCTGCCGTCGCCGGCGTTCCTCAACGCCCACGGCGCCGCCACCATCGAGATCCCCGTCGGCGACACCGCCGCGGCTCGCTAGGTTTCGGGAGATGCACGGCGGCCCGATGCCGCCGCATCGGACGGGTATGACGTGATGCAGACGACCGGGCCCGCATCTCCAGCCGGAGACGCGGGCCCGGTTCGCTTTTCGATAGATGCGAGACGGGCGATGGCCGATGGGGTTGATCGACGTTGGCGCTGGCGATCAAGGGCGAAGTATCCGGATATCGCCTCGTCACCATTCGGTGGCCGACGGGCATCGTGTGAAGGAGAGGTCTCGCGTCGCGTCACCCCGGCGCGTAGACCCACATCGCCCGGATGCATTGTACGCGGTGTCCGCCGAACTCGCAGCCGCCGGCACGCCCACACCAGCGACACGCGCCATCCACCCGCACGCGACACCGAGGCTCCCCTCTCCCAGGCGGTTTTGGGAGAGGGGCTGGGGGAGAGGGCCTGGTTGAACCCTCGTCGAGCGAACGGGGTTCTACGGAGGTCCCGCCGCCGGGTGGCGCGGGCGTTGCAACCCCGGCCGCCGCCGCCGCGCCACGAGGGCGCGGCCCGGCCGCCGAACCGAAGGACCGAGGAAGATGCCGCACCCTTTCGCCTTTCCGTCGCCGCGCTCCCTTGCCGCGGCGCTGATGATCCTGGCCTCGGCCGCGTGCGCCGGGGGCCGCCCCGCCGCGGTCGAGGAGCCCGCGCCCGCCCCGCCGCCGCCGGACCAGCCGGTGCACGCGGACCGCCGCTACGTCGTGGTGGACGTGGACGTGAACGAGCTCCGCTTCATGGACGGCGACCGCGTGCTGTGGCGCGCGCCGGTGGGCACGGGCACGGGCTTCCGCCTGCGCTCCGACAGCTCCGAGTGGCACTTCACCACCCCCAGCGGCGTGATGTACGTGCAGTTCAAGGAGCTGGACCCCACCTGGGAGATGCCGGACTGGTACTTCATCGAGAACCACCTGCCGGTGCCGCCCCCGAACTCGCCGCGGCGCAGGGAGCCGGGCGGGCTGGGCGCGGCGGCGGTGTACCTGGGCAGCGAGATCGCCATCCACGGCACCGACAAGCCCGAGCTGCTGGGCAAGCGCGTCTCGCACGGCTGCATCCGCCTGTCCAACACCAACGCGCTGCGCCTGTACCACGACGTGCAGATCGGCACGCCCATCCTCATCCAGGGCACGGCGGGGGTGCTGGAGGAGAGCATGCCCGACAGCGCCGCGCGCTTCACCCGCTCGCACAAGCCGCCGCCGCCCAAGTGGTCCAACCCGCGCCGCCGGCTCACCACCACCGCGCTGCTCGCGCGCCTGGACCGCGACCTAGTCGCCCCCGACACGTCGGCGCAGTGGGTGCTCTCGGCCAGCGAGCTGATCTCGCGCGGCATCAAGGACGACTCCATCGCGCTCCGCGGCATCCTCGCCCGCGCGCCGCGCCCCACGCTGGAGAGCCGGCGGCGCGAGTACGGGGCCTTCCTGGCCGACGTCTTCTCGCGCGGGCCGCTGCGGGCCGCCGTCTCGCTCTCCAAGATCCCCGCCGACGCGCGCGAAGCGGCGGCGCAGGAGATCGTGGACGCCACGATGGGCCTCTACCACGGCTCGCTCACCGCGCCCACCGCGCCGTGGCCCACCAAGCGGGTACCGAAGTGGCGCCTGGGCCCCCTGGGCCAGAGCAGCTGGACCGCGCTCGCCCAGGCCGAGGAGCGCTACCGGTCGATGCACGGCCTGGCCGCCGCCTCGCCCGCCGGAGCGGCGGCGCGATGAGCGTGCGCGGATCGGCGCCGCCGCACGCGCCCGAGGGAGTCTCGGAACCGGGGATGGTGGACGGGGAGATGCTGGGCAGGCAGGACCTGCACTTGCACACCGACATGTCCGACGGCGACCTGCCGCTGGAGCGCGTGGTGGAGATCGCGTCGCAGCGCGGCGTGCAGCTTGGCATCGCGGACCACGTGTCCACGCGCAACGTCGCCCGGTTCATCGCGGACGAGCAGCGGTTGCGGGCGTACTTCGCGGCACTGGAGGAGTACCCCGTCTTCCGCTCGGGCGAGTTCTGCTGGTGCGACACCCTGTGGCGCGACCTGCCGGCCGAGCTGATGGGCCGGTTCGACTACCGCGTGGGCTCCAACCACGGGTTCTACCTGCCGGACGGGACCTTCGGCTCGCCGTGGTGGGAGGAGCTACCGGAGCCGTGGCGCTCGCGGCCCCAGGAGGTGATGGACGCCATGGTGGACAACCTGTGCGAGATGGTGCGCACCATGCCCATCCACATCGCCGCGCACTCCACGCTCACGCCGCCCGCGCTGTACGCGCTGGAGGGCGACGTCCACGCTTGGTGGACCGAGGAGCGCGAGGACCGCTGGGTGGACGCGGTGGTCGCGTCTGGGGTGGCGCTGGAGATATCGAACCGCTACCGTCTCCCGCACGACCGCCTGCTGGTGAAGGCGCGCGAGGCCGGGGCCCGCTTCTCGCTCGGCAGCGACGGGCACACCGAGCGGCAGGTGGCGCGGCTGGAGTGGGCGGCGCAGACCGCGCGCAGGGTGGGCGTGACCGACAGGCAGCTATTCATTCCGGA
Proteins encoded:
- a CDS encoding cytochrome c is translated as MTSDKRGAARAAAPLLGLALGALALAACTDWAGYDLDKAYDAVPQLSTMRNSVVPDPYAMPRAAPEHSVPSESPAGDVPAHFTQAQLDSAAATLRNPLPASAQVLARGKLKFEQNCAACHGPAGRGDGPVVTGAGKFPYAPSLVAGTALQRSDGYIYGIIAVGRGFMPPYGERVRHEDRWAIVSYVRTLQGSRANPQTPNPGPSAPGAAAAAQAGAPTTPATATQPPAPAGTPTTTSPAGGTPGGQGPR
- a CDS encoding DUF3341 domain-containing protein, whose protein sequence is MSKLRTGVLGVFAHLDTATDAIRRLRADGYTVTTYSPTPRHELEEALGTPDSPVRVFTLTGAFTGTAAGAALAIWTSIDWPLIVGGKEIVALPAFSVIMFELTILLGALSTVAGLFLAGRLPHLGPPEAPLYHPSFTAGHFGVFAHAPRERYDAVQRIMTESGSEEVLVDKR
- a CDS encoding CoA-binding protein, giving the protein MAEDWQANLVSSDDGIGEIFRETKRIAVLGIKTEAQSGQAAFYVPDYLKRAGYEVIPVPVYYPEATEILGAKVYRKVADIPGGVDMVNVFRRPQDVPPHVDDIIAAKPKAVWMQSGIRNDEAARRLAEAGIKVVQDRCAMVEHRRHAR
- a CDS encoding L,D-transpeptidase; this encodes MPHPFAFPSPRSLAAALMILASAACAGGRPAAVEEPAPAPPPPDQPVHADRRYVVVDVDVNELRFMDGDRVLWRAPVGTGTGFRLRSDSSEWHFTTPSGVMYVQFKELDPTWEMPDWYFIENHLPVPPPNSPRRREPGGLGAAAVYLGSEIAIHGTDKPELLGKRVSHGCIRLSNTNALRLYHDVQIGTPILIQGTAGVLEESMPDSAARFTRSHKPPPPKWSNPRRRLTTTALLARLDRDLVAPDTSAQWVLSASELISRGIKDDSIALRGILARAPRPTLESRRREYGAFLADVFSRGPLRAAVSLSKIPADAREAAAQEIVDATMGLYHGSLTAPTAPWPTKRVPKWRLGPLGQSSWTALAQAEERYRSMHGLAAASPAGAAAR
- the nrfD gene encoding NrfD/PsrC family molybdoenzyme membrane anchor subunit, with the translated sequence METVTRSVFHPEIAGYADVNADANRLLTKPGKGYLALLGMAIGMVGLMVIAELHNILYGLGMSGLTNPVGWGVYITTFVFWVGIGHAGTLISAILFLFRAPWRQSIYRFAEAMTVFAVLTAGLFPIIHIGRPWFFYWLLPLPSQRHIWPNFRSPLLWDVFAVTTYLTVSSVFFFIGLIPDIAAARDTATVPWRKKAYTALALGWRGTDREWRHFTRAYLFLAALATPLVLSVHSVVSWDFAVSIVPGWHTTIFAPYFVAGAILSGVAMVVTLMVPVGRVFRLERYFTLTHYDRLAKLLLLTSCIVGYAYGMEYFMAWYSGELFERGVFWDRVTGQYGWAGWSMITFNAIIPQLLWMKKIRHNLNAFFIISIFVNIGMWYERFVIIVPSLAHSYEPWKWTNYHMTWVEAFILMGSFGWFFMWFLLFLRFLPGLSIAEIKEVLPPPLKHHHPAAHTAKGGAGQLAEELPAGYKEYERR
- a CDS encoding cytochrome c3 family protein yields the protein MTRVLTIVGIVLLAAGASSCRPYSAGEDDGPQQPIAFYHKVHAGDNKIDCQYCHYTADRSVDAGIPSVQLCVGCHVPGSSAPSAVRSQAALAFPTAARDTTWHNEAQKLVDFWRRGEPIPWVRIHKIPDHAKFPHYMHVNAGLKCQTCHGPVEGMRKVYQFSSLRMGWCIDCHRGDRQLSAGEEAAVQKNSSYIRRLRTLAAQGNDLRGHAAIRPKQRASIDCVACHY
- a CDS encoding molybdopterin dinucleotide binding domain-containing protein — protein: MSDGMKRRDFLKVLGVTGAGAATVGCSSGAAGKGAEKLLPYVIPSEDIVPGMPTYYASTCRECPAGCGIQVETHEGRVTKVEGTPDHPVSHGNLCLRGQASVQGLYHPDRFRGPTVAEETGLPARDVSWQYAEQSLAGRIRAAGAGRTVLLTSGYGPTMSRLADAFAGAIGARRVDYSPMDQAPRGLNFADTDVLVAFGADFLETWGSPVDYAWQFKQMHAYRAGHRGKFVWVGPHRPLTGINADQWIAPKPGTEALIALAMSGGVSAAEAAQQTGVDQKTIETLSAEFRAGKGYALGPGAAIAGKNASALQAAVDRLNGGASAAPVADARPLQQLVQQMKAGQVQVLIIDGMNPAYSLPGSLGFAEALAKVPTRVSLSPFPDETSALCNFILPGSHFLESWDDYVPRPGVFDLVQQAMRPVFNTKQSGDVLLSLAQQLNLPTVGGGAPSYYEYLRAGWAGIAGGTAWRDAVRRGGVYPTTGGGTGAFGFLPLAARTATAAPAAAPAPATVGMPAPAPATGPGGNATYQAAAFEGDANGYHLVVYPSHRFYDGRNANRPWLLELPDPVTKVSWDSWVEIHPATAKKLGIRQGDALEVKSPYGTLTARAYPYPGVRQDTVAIQMGLGHKEFGRFTKDRGVNPNVLLGNAVDPATGAPAPYGVMVTLRPTGVSNDTHTPGLFMVPTGIYEQGQKVQHDRELGQAIGLADLIALDHTGKGVVPGAEEHIEELKGDGGFTPVKRTTDPASYPGPGTEYGQYIAGETRWAMAIDLQRCTGCSACVVACSAENNIPVVGPTEMRRGREISWLRIERYFSAGQDLEDAESETATDDVRFVPMLCQQCGNAPCEPVCPVYAAYHTPDGLNGQVYNRCVGTRYCANNCPYKVRFFNWLTYEFAEPLNWQLNPDVTVREKGVMEKCTFCVQRIHEAERNAAVAGREPRDGEVVPACVQTCPTEVFVFGNIQDPNSAVAQAAASNRSYRALGELNTQPGIVYLKKVTLNRPANGEAGDEKPAPFGGTEHTPQEAR